A single Tachypleus tridentatus isolate NWPU-2018 chromosome 9, ASM421037v1, whole genome shotgun sequence DNA region contains:
- the LOC143224954 gene encoding protein lifeguard 1-like: MQNEKSASHYGQEVQPPQSGFQYSSNYGFQSANYSTPYSSPYPQQSEYAPPQQVTGTETLSHNAPPPYTQPVYVATTATNSTVVDPPVYVAGSIDDDHSEGLVGWNFSEKSIRQAFVRKVYAILMTQLAFTLAIVALFVFEKNVKAFVQKNYYIAIGAYITFPVVYIVLVCCKSVRRKWPVNFIFLIIFTCALTYLVGTISSLYDTQIVLIALGICASCCLVITLFSFHTKFDFTTCGGALCILCWILFMFGILAIFTYNDILRTVYAALGALLFMAFLAYDTQVVLGGKKYEISPEEHIFAALQLYLDVVYIFLFILSILGGGKK; encoded by the exons ATGCAGAATGAAAAAAGTGCTTCACATTATGGTCAAGAAGTTCAACCTCCTCAATCAGGTTTTCAGTACTCGTCCAACTATGGTTTCCAAAGTGCCAATTACAGCACTCCTTATTCATCTCCATATCCTCAGCAATCGG AATATGCTCCACCACAACAAGTGACTGGAACTGAAACACTCAGTCATAATGCACCACCTCCTTACACTCAGCCAGTGTATGTTGCTACCACGGCTACTAATAGTACTGTGGTTGATCCACCAGTTTATGTTGCTGGTTCTATTGATGATGATCATAGTGAGGGTCTTGTTGGCTGGAATTTCTCAGAGAAGTCAATTAGACAAGCATTTGTGCGAAAA gttTATGCTATTTTGATGACCCAACTTGCATTCACACTGGCCATAGTTGCTCTTTTTGTGTTTga gaAAAATGTGAAGGCGTTTGTgcagaaaaattattatattgctATAGGAGCATA CATAACATTTCCCGTTGTATATATAGTGCTAGTGTGCTGCAAGAGTGTTAG GAGGAAGTGGCCAGtgaatttcattttcttaatCATATTT ACATGTGCCTTGACATACCTTGTTGGAACAATTTCAAG tctcTATGACACTCAGATTGTATTAATTGCTTTGGGAATTTGTGccagttgttgtttagttataACTCTTTTCTCCTTCCACACAAAG TTTGACTTCACCACTTGTGGAGGTGCATTATGTATTCTTTGTTGGATTTTGTTCATGTTTGGTATACTGGCCATTTTCACCTACAATGAT ATATTGAGAACAGTGTATGCTGCCCTGGGAGCTTTACTTTTTATGGCT TTTTTGGCATACGACACACAGGTGGTGCTTGGTGGAAAGAAGTATGAAATAAGTCCAGAAGAGCATATCTTTGCAGCACTTCAATTGTATTTAGATGTGGTGTACATCTTTTTGTTTATCCTCTCTATTCTTGGTGGTGGGAAAAAATAG